One window of Pieris napi chromosome 1, ilPieNapi1.2, whole genome shotgun sequence genomic DNA carries:
- the LOC125048475 gene encoding optineurin isoform X1, which translates to MSQADNDDDSFIIILGSSPGSLDGKSNGAVLEVPSGSVETPILDDVIKDLPEQANKAFKAQFSLGDSPSPASMMVASTLITDDRSTEELQKRFGELLDENVVLKETLKQNNDSLKEQFSLIASCQDDMLQTHKLHKEKFDETRALVEKLRLQNRKLKEEIVLITKTKEMSLTNGAKSGPSSGVEFVTSPDDDTINKLTAQLELVEKQRRQVIVDNEKLTWQRESLEHIVNATSKERDDLKDKLNTTELLLSSKENNHTEELKQLHGTIEELQKKMKFMAMNVHNNEIQKRDEVIQILEGKVTSLLNDLKKAQITILDLENIKLEFAKYKGGVSDMVKTYKEQIMELNTRIKSCQTMVFQPVHMTMNCEGEGSPNYGGYLANVKLYDRTLKHIAEYLNNLTNGLSDDLVRTMGVISSIQDVTLERASIEKVRAGLADVKQAISKQHHTVLQNIAQLKGTFTIFEGIFKDYNELLKKTLTKREETPGVEQLTAALVARGEEVQSLENEIVMLAAHKEDCELLRAQVELYKSDFEAERKSREEMVAEKEKIATDLRVLQKKHAEISSQLEEVRKMSPSIFKTASARISANSAKISTPLGSMAANTASVSAISGSSEGVTRKKKIVKEEKNGVHETTPPAIRYDCPVCDKPFKTLILLQQHVDSCLL; encoded by the exons atgTCGCAAGCTGACAATGATGATGATTCGTTTATAATCATTTTGGGCTCTTCCCCGGGAAGCTTAGATGGAAAAAGCAATGGTGCTGTTTTGGAAGTACCAAGTGGAAGTGTCGAGACTCCAATCCTGGACGATGTCATTAAGGATCTGCCTGAACAAGCAAACAAGGCCTTTAAGGCACAATTCAGCCTTGGTGATAGT CCATCCCCAGCAAGTATGATGGTGGCTAGTACTCTAATTACTGATGACCGAAGTACAGAAGAACTACAGAAACGGTTTGGAGAACTCTTAGATGAGAATGTTGTATTAAAGGAGACACTGAAGCAAAATAATGATTCTTTGAAGGAGCAGTTTTCATTGATTGCGTCATGCCAGGATGATATGCTCCAAAcacataaattacataaagAGAAATTTGATGAAACTAGGGCACTTGTTgaaaag TTAAGATTACAGAACCGAAAACTTAAAGAAGAGATTGTGCTTATTACTAAAACCAAAGAGATGTCACTGACTAATGGTGCTAAGTCGGGTCCATCATCAGGAGTAGAATTTGTGACATCGCCAGATGATgatacaattaataaactaaCAGCCCAGTTGGAATTGGTTGAGAAGCAAAGAAGACAG GTGATAGTTGACAATGAAAAACTTACATGGCAAAGGGAATCCCTAGAGCATATAGTCAATGCCACTTCCAAGGAAAGGGACGATTTAAAAGACAAATTGAATACTACAgag ttgttATTATCAAGTAAAGAAAATAACCACACTGAAGAGTTAAAACAGTTGCATGGCACAATTGAAGAGTTGCAAAAAAAGATGAAATTTATGGCTATG AATGTTCACAACAACGAAATACAGAAGAGAGATGAAGTAATACAGATTCTAGAAGGGAAAGTGACGTCACTACTCAACGATCTGAAAAAGGCACAGATTACAATATTAGATTTGGAAAATATTAAG TTGGAGTTTGCAAAATACAAAGGTGGGGTCTCCGATATGGTGAAGACATACAAAGAGCAAATAATGGAGTTAAATACCAGAATAAAATCTTGCCAGACTATG GTGTTCCAACCAGTACATATGACAATGAATTGTGAAGGTGAAGGGTCCCCGAATTATGGAGGTTATCTCGCCAATGTTAAACTATACGATCGCACACTTAAACACATAGCTGAATATCTCAATAACTTGACAAATGG ccTGTCAGACGATCTGGTTAGAACAATGGGAGTAATATCGAGTATACAGGATGTTACATTGGAACGTGCGTCGATTGAAAAAGTTCGTGCGGGCTTGGCTGACGTGAAACAAGCGATTTCGAAGCAACACCATACTGTTCttcaaaatat cgCTCAATTGAAAGGTACTTTTACAATATTCGAAGGAATATTCAAGGATTACAACGAGCTGTTGAAGAAAACATTGACGAAACGAGAAGAG ACCCCTGGCGTGGAGCAATTAACAGCGGCACTGGTAGCACGAGGGGAAGAAGTTCAAAGCCTGGAAAACGAAATTGTGATGCTCGCCGCTCATAAAGAAGACTGTGAACTTTTGAGGGCTCAAGTTGAATTGTACAA GAGTGACTTCGAGGCGGAACGTAAATCGCGTGAAGAAATGGTCGCTGAGAAAGAGAAAATTGCGACTGACCTCAGAGTTTTACAGAAAAAGCACGCGGAGATATCAAGTCAG tTGGAAGAAGTTCGCAAAATGAGTCCTAGTATATTCAAAACGGCTTCAGCCCGTATCTCAGCCAACTCAGCCAAAATTTCGACTCCCCTTGGATCTATGGCCGCCAATACAGCCTCTGTGTCAGCCATTTCTGGTTCTTCTGAGGGCGTG ACTCGAAAAAAGAAGATCGTAAAAGAAGAAAAGAACGGCGTACACGAGACCACGCCCCCTGCGATACGCTACGACTGTCCGGTGTGCGACAAGCCGTTCAAAACTCTGATACTATTACAGCAACATGTCGATtcatgtttattataa
- the LOC125048475 gene encoding optineurin isoform X2, producing the protein MSQADNDDDSFIIILGSSPGSLDGKSNGAVLEVPSGSVETPILDDVIKDLPEQANKAFKAQFSLGDSPSPASMMVASTLITDDRSTEELQKRFGELLDENVVLKETLKQNNDSLKEQFSLIASCQDDMLQTHKLHKEKFDETRALVEKLRLQNRKLKEEIVLITKTKEMSLTNGAKSGPSSGVEFVTSPDDDTINKLTAQLELVEKQRRQVIVDNEKLTWQRESLEHIVNATSKERDDLKDKLNTTELLLSSKENNHTEELKQLHGTIEELQKKMKFMAMNVHNNEIQKRDEVIQILEGKVTSLLNDLKKAQITILDLENIKLEFAKYKGGVSDMVKTYKEQIMELNTRIKSCQTMVFQPVHMTMNCEGEGSPNYGGYLANVKLYDRTLKHIAEYLNNLTNGLSDDLVRTMGVISSIQDVTLERASIEKVRAGLADVKQAISKQHHTVLQNIAQLKGTFTIFEGIFKDYNELLKKTLTKREETPGVEQLTAALVARGEEVQSLENEIVMLAAHKEDCELLRAQVELYKSDFEAERKSREEMVAEKEKIATDLRVLQKKHAEISSQLEEVRKMSPSIFKTASARISANSAKISTPLGSMAANTASVSAISGSSEGVVYTCPKCMFSTKQYKVLEDHFDFCLDDF; encoded by the exons atgTCGCAAGCTGACAATGATGATGATTCGTTTATAATCATTTTGGGCTCTTCCCCGGGAAGCTTAGATGGAAAAAGCAATGGTGCTGTTTTGGAAGTACCAAGTGGAAGTGTCGAGACTCCAATCCTGGACGATGTCATTAAGGATCTGCCTGAACAAGCAAACAAGGCCTTTAAGGCACAATTCAGCCTTGGTGATAGT CCATCCCCAGCAAGTATGATGGTGGCTAGTACTCTAATTACTGATGACCGAAGTACAGAAGAACTACAGAAACGGTTTGGAGAACTCTTAGATGAGAATGTTGTATTAAAGGAGACACTGAAGCAAAATAATGATTCTTTGAAGGAGCAGTTTTCATTGATTGCGTCATGCCAGGATGATATGCTCCAAAcacataaattacataaagAGAAATTTGATGAAACTAGGGCACTTGTTgaaaag TTAAGATTACAGAACCGAAAACTTAAAGAAGAGATTGTGCTTATTACTAAAACCAAAGAGATGTCACTGACTAATGGTGCTAAGTCGGGTCCATCATCAGGAGTAGAATTTGTGACATCGCCAGATGATgatacaattaataaactaaCAGCCCAGTTGGAATTGGTTGAGAAGCAAAGAAGACAG GTGATAGTTGACAATGAAAAACTTACATGGCAAAGGGAATCCCTAGAGCATATAGTCAATGCCACTTCCAAGGAAAGGGACGATTTAAAAGACAAATTGAATACTACAgag ttgttATTATCAAGTAAAGAAAATAACCACACTGAAGAGTTAAAACAGTTGCATGGCACAATTGAAGAGTTGCAAAAAAAGATGAAATTTATGGCTATG AATGTTCACAACAACGAAATACAGAAGAGAGATGAAGTAATACAGATTCTAGAAGGGAAAGTGACGTCACTACTCAACGATCTGAAAAAGGCACAGATTACAATATTAGATTTGGAAAATATTAAG TTGGAGTTTGCAAAATACAAAGGTGGGGTCTCCGATATGGTGAAGACATACAAAGAGCAAATAATGGAGTTAAATACCAGAATAAAATCTTGCCAGACTATG GTGTTCCAACCAGTACATATGACAATGAATTGTGAAGGTGAAGGGTCCCCGAATTATGGAGGTTATCTCGCCAATGTTAAACTATACGATCGCACACTTAAACACATAGCTGAATATCTCAATAACTTGACAAATGG ccTGTCAGACGATCTGGTTAGAACAATGGGAGTAATATCGAGTATACAGGATGTTACATTGGAACGTGCGTCGATTGAAAAAGTTCGTGCGGGCTTGGCTGACGTGAAACAAGCGATTTCGAAGCAACACCATACTGTTCttcaaaatat cgCTCAATTGAAAGGTACTTTTACAATATTCGAAGGAATATTCAAGGATTACAACGAGCTGTTGAAGAAAACATTGACGAAACGAGAAGAG ACCCCTGGCGTGGAGCAATTAACAGCGGCACTGGTAGCACGAGGGGAAGAAGTTCAAAGCCTGGAAAACGAAATTGTGATGCTCGCCGCTCATAAAGAAGACTGTGAACTTTTGAGGGCTCAAGTTGAATTGTACAA GAGTGACTTCGAGGCGGAACGTAAATCGCGTGAAGAAATGGTCGCTGAGAAAGAGAAAATTGCGACTGACCTCAGAGTTTTACAGAAAAAGCACGCGGAGATATCAAGTCAG tTGGAAGAAGTTCGCAAAATGAGTCCTAGTATATTCAAAACGGCTTCAGCCCGTATCTCAGCCAACTCAGCCAAAATTTCGACTCCCCTTGGATCTATGGCCGCCAATACAGCCTCTGTGTCAGCCATTTCTGGTTCTTCTGAGGGCGTG